The following are encoded together in the Apodemus sylvaticus chromosome 11, mApoSyl1.1, whole genome shotgun sequence genome:
- the Abraxas1 gene encoding BRCA1-A complex subunit Abraxas 1 isoform X1, with amino-acid sequence MEGESTLGVLSGFVLGALTFHHLNTDSDTEGFLLGEMKGEAKNSITDSQMDSVKVVYTIDIQKYIPCYRLFSFYNSSGDVNEPALKKILSNVKKTVVGWYKFRRHSDQMMTFREQLLHRNLQTHLSSPELVFLLLTPSMATESCSTHCLEHALYKPQSGLFHRVPLVVTNLGMSDQLGYKTESASCTSAVFSRAVKIHSSQFFNEDGSLKEVHKINEMYAAIQEELKSICKKVEQSEREVEKLLMDVNRLKEVRKKQQAQAKGAGEKTVQKNPQENSLLCQALRTFFPESEVLHSCVISLKNRLISHSGCNVNHHLDVVDKLTLMVEYVSSPEASPVPAAQLSKRKALDTQDQRPGKKPRMPETERRPSATASRSRHQDKASSGSPEIDIEMGSLEDDAGYPRSPTF; translated from the exons ATGGAGGGCGAGAGCACATTGGGGGTGCTGTCTGGCTTCGTGCTCGGCGCGCTCACCTTCCATCATCTCAACACAGACTCAGACACG GAAGGCTTTCTCCTCGGCGAAATGAAAGGTGAAGCCAAGAATAGCATTACTGATTCACAGATGGACAGTGTCAAAGTTGTTTATACAATTG ACATTCAGAAATACATTCCATGCTACCGGCTTTTTAG cttttATAATTCTTCAGGTGACGTAAACGAACCGGCACTGAAGAAAATTCTTTCAAATGTCAAAAAG ACTGTGGTGGGTTGGTACAAGTTCCGTCGTCACTCGGATCAGATGATGACATTTAGAGAGCAGCTGCTCCACAGAAACTTACAGACGCATCTTTCGAGCCCAGagcttgtttttctgttgctaACACCAAGTATGGCAACAGAGAGTTGCTCCACTCACTGCCTGGAACATGCCTTGTATAAGCCTCAAAGCGG GCTTTTTCACAGGGTGCCTTTGGTGGTTACCAATCTGGGAATGTCTGATCAGCTCGGCTATAAGACAGAGTCTGCTTCCTGCACGTCCGCTGTCTTCAGTAGAGCTGTGAAGATACACAG TTCTCAATTTTTTAATGAAGATGGATCATTAAAGGAAGTGCACAAGATAAATGAAATGTATGCTGCTATACAAGAAGAATTAAAG AGTATATGCAAAAAAGTTGAACAAAGTGAACGAGAAGTGGAGAAACTATTGATGGATGTAAACCGAttaaaagaagttaggaaaaaaCAGCAAGCACAGGCTAAAGGAGCAG GAGAGAAGACTGTCCAGAAGAATCCCCAGGAGAACAGTCTTCTTTGTCAAGCTTTACGAACGTTTTTTCCAgaatctgaagttcttcattcTTGTGTTATATCTTTGAAAAATAGACTTATTTCTCACAGTGGGTGTAACGTTAACCACCATCTGGATGTAGTGGATAAGCTGACCTTAATGGTAGAGTACGTTTCCAGTCCTGAAGCTAGTCCAGTGCCCGCAGCCCAGCTCAGTAAACGGAAAGCTCTAGACACACAGGACCAGAGGCCGGGGAAGAAACCACGGATGCCGGAGACGGAACGCAGACCTTCTGCAACAGCATCCCGCAGCAGGCACCAAGACAAAGCTTCCTCAGGCAGCCCGGAGATTGACATAGAGATGGGGAGCCTGGAAGACGACGCTGGCTATCCTCGCTCTCCCACATTTTGA
- the Abraxas1 gene encoding BRCA1-A complex subunit Abraxas 1 isoform X2, with protein MKGEAKNSITDSQMDSVKVVYTIDIQKYIPCYRLFSFYNSSGDVNEPALKKILSNVKKTVVGWYKFRRHSDQMMTFREQLLHRNLQTHLSSPELVFLLLTPSMATESCSTHCLEHALYKPQSGLFHRVPLVVTNLGMSDQLGYKTESASCTSAVFSRAVKIHSSQFFNEDGSLKEVHKINEMYAAIQEELKSICKKVEQSEREVEKLLMDVNRLKEVRKKQQAQAKGAGEKTVQKNPQENSLLCQALRTFFPESEVLHSCVISLKNRLISHSGCNVNHHLDVVDKLTLMVEYVSSPEASPVPAAQLSKRKALDTQDQRPGKKPRMPETERRPSATASRSRHQDKASSGSPEIDIEMGSLEDDAGYPRSPTF; from the exons ATGAAAGGTGAAGCCAAGAATAGCATTACTGATTCACAGATGGACAGTGTCAAAGTTGTTTATACAATTG ACATTCAGAAATACATTCCATGCTACCGGCTTTTTAG cttttATAATTCTTCAGGTGACGTAAACGAACCGGCACTGAAGAAAATTCTTTCAAATGTCAAAAAG ACTGTGGTGGGTTGGTACAAGTTCCGTCGTCACTCGGATCAGATGATGACATTTAGAGAGCAGCTGCTCCACAGAAACTTACAGACGCATCTTTCGAGCCCAGagcttgtttttctgttgctaACACCAAGTATGGCAACAGAGAGTTGCTCCACTCACTGCCTGGAACATGCCTTGTATAAGCCTCAAAGCGG GCTTTTTCACAGGGTGCCTTTGGTGGTTACCAATCTGGGAATGTCTGATCAGCTCGGCTATAAGACAGAGTCTGCTTCCTGCACGTCCGCTGTCTTCAGTAGAGCTGTGAAGATACACAG TTCTCAATTTTTTAATGAAGATGGATCATTAAAGGAAGTGCACAAGATAAATGAAATGTATGCTGCTATACAAGAAGAATTAAAG AGTATATGCAAAAAAGTTGAACAAAGTGAACGAGAAGTGGAGAAACTATTGATGGATGTAAACCGAttaaaagaagttaggaaaaaaCAGCAAGCACAGGCTAAAGGAGCAG GAGAGAAGACTGTCCAGAAGAATCCCCAGGAGAACAGTCTTCTTTGTCAAGCTTTACGAACGTTTTTTCCAgaatctgaagttcttcattcTTGTGTTATATCTTTGAAAAATAGACTTATTTCTCACAGTGGGTGTAACGTTAACCACCATCTGGATGTAGTGGATAAGCTGACCTTAATGGTAGAGTACGTTTCCAGTCCTGAAGCTAGTCCAGTGCCCGCAGCCCAGCTCAGTAAACGGAAAGCTCTAGACACACAGGACCAGAGGCCGGGGAAGAAACCACGGATGCCGGAGACGGAACGCAGACCTTCTGCAACAGCATCCCGCAGCAGGCACCAAGACAAAGCTTCCTCAGGCAGCCCGGAGATTGACATAGAGATGGGGAGCCTGGAAGACGACGCTGGCTATCCTCGCTCTCCCACATTTTGA
- the Mrps18c gene encoding 28S ribosomal protein S18c, mitochondrial — protein sequence MAAMVAVCSGIGRKNLRTAAGCFTDRGTHAVSVLWRRYVSQYEQVTSNEDLPIPMENPYKEPLKKCVLCEKRVDYKNVQLLSQFISPFTGCIYGRHITGLCGKKQREITKAIKRAQKMGFMPVTYKDPAYLKDPKVCNIRYRE from the exons ATGGCAGCTATGGTTGCTGTGTGCAGTGGTATAGGGAGGAAGAATTTGAGAACCGCGGCTGGCTGCTTCACGGATCGCGGAACTCACGCGG tttctgtgcTGTGGAGAAGATATGTTTCACAGTATGAACAGGTAACCAGCAATGAGGACCTG CCAATCCCAATGGAAAACCCCTATAAGGAGCCTCTTAAGAAGTGTGTCTTGTGTGAGAAACGTGTAGATTACAAGAATGTCCAG CTTTTGTCTCAGTTTATTTCTCCATTTACCGGATGCATTTATGGAAGGCACATAACAG GACTTTGTGGAAAGAAACAGAGGGAAATAACTAAAGCCATTAAAAGGGCTCAGAAAATGG GGTTTATGCCGGTTACATACAAGGATCCTGCATATCTCAAAGACCCTAAAGTTTGTAACATTAGATACCGAGAATAA